One genomic window of Roseateles sp. DAIF2 includes the following:
- a CDS encoding ClpXP protease specificity-enhancing factor, with the protein MDHSSDGGSAGTNSTSTRPYLIRALHDWCTDNGFTPYIAVHVDRSVQVPQEYVSNNEIVLNIGFDATSGLELGNEFVQFKARFGGVSREIIVPVDHVVAIYARENGQGMAFPAPSAPAADQEPTEAAAPAKPATPLRGLRLAPSAEAPADAPAEPATVEGAAPADTTPDPEGPAPGGGRPALKRIK; encoded by the coding sequence ATGGATCACAGCAGCGACGGCGGCTCCGCCGGCACCAACAGCACGTCCACTCGGCCCTATCTGATCAGGGCCCTGCATGACTGGTGCACCGACAACGGCTTCACGCCCTACATCGCGGTCCATGTCGACCGCTCGGTGCAGGTGCCCCAGGAGTACGTCAGCAACAACGAGATCGTGCTGAACATCGGCTTCGACGCCACCAGCGGCCTGGAGCTCGGCAACGAGTTTGTCCAGTTCAAGGCCCGCTTCGGCGGCGTCTCGCGCGAGATCATCGTGCCGGTGGACCATGTCGTCGCGATCTATGCGCGCGAGAACGGGCAGGGCATGGCCTTCCCGGCGCCCAGCGCGCCGGCGGCCGACCAGGAGCCGACGGAAGCGGCCGCACCGGCCAAGCCCGCGACGCCGTTGCGCGGCCTGCGCCTGGCGCCGAGCGCGGAGGCCCCGGCGGACGCGCCGGCCGAACCCGCCACGGTCGAGGGCGCTGCGCCCGCCGACACGACGCCGGATCCCGAGGGCCCGGCGCCCGGCGGCGGTCGCCCGGCGCTCAAGCGCATCAAGTAA